CAGCTCGAAAAACCTAGTCTGCAATACTCTGGGCATTCTGCTCCAGTCAGGATACTCCTCAAGCTCTGGATGAGCGTCCAATCTTTTCATCCTCCCTTATCTGAAAGCTAAGAAGCAGTGGGATTGGTGACGGGTTCATCTTGCCGACGAAGTAAAAGTAACCTTCTGGAAGTCTTAGGAGATTTTCTGGATCGACCCCAGACATCGCAAATAACTTCGCCGCCTCTTCTAAATCTAAGGGATGTATGCGCCCTATGAATTGTGTGTTTAGGTTCCTCCTCACGGCAGCGTTTATTCCTATTTCACCGGCAATGCCCTGAGAAAGAAGTATTATCGAAAGACCGTATGTCCTACCAAGGGCACATAAGGAGGTTATCATCTCAGTTGTTTCCTCTTCTAGGCCGCGAGGCAAATAGGGGCAGTATTGTGGTGCTTCGTCTATCAGAATGGCTATGTCTAATCGATTCTTTTTCTCCATTAAGTCCTTAAGGTACCTAGCGATAGAAAGAAATACCGAAAGCTTCTGCTCCTTGCTACCGAGACTCATGTCTATAACGAGTATGTTTTGTTGTCTCAATCTTTCCACTATCTGCTCAGGTCCCATCTTACCAAGTACCGTTGCGAAGTCTTCTGCGGTAATGCGTTTGAACCCTTTATCCAGCCGACGTAGATAAAGCCTGCCCCATTGCGTTATATTGCCTTGCTTATCTCTGTTCTCATCCTCAATTACTCTCGCCACTTTCAAGTAAAGTGACTTTTTCGCTTCTTCAGGAGGATGCATCTTCCATTCGCTGTCAGCAAGAGCTTCTTCGATATAGGCTCTCATAGTCTCAGCTATTCTACCG
Above is a window of Aigarchaeota archaeon DNA encoding:
- a CDS encoding ATP-binding protein encodes the protein MKNIGIVASHATESRVTVILNEGMEKEVESESLVLVENRNGGKILAVCRSGVGINDVLRATIYSPGVAYAKAGRQPSSAKEFFGFNLVIIGDVSKGKIEQNKRIIAPASPVMLFEKHDDPFSYFGSNTLKIGHYKDVKNWQVPVRSEYIPFHIGVFGVTGSGKSFFCRYELIPLLRRAGYDVLVFDWKGSDYAPYFDGSISMHDIEMDDEAVISFLCSKAGNFGSGRIAETMRAYIEEALADSEWKMHPPEEAKKSLYLKVARVIEDENRDKQGNITQWGRLYLRRLDKGFKRITAEDFATVLGKMGPEQIVERLRQQNILVIDMSLGSKEQKLSVFLSIARYLKDLMEKKNRLDIAILIDEAPQYCPYLPRGLEEETTEMITSLCALGRTYGLSIILLSQGIAGEIGINAAVRRNLNTQFIGRIHPLDLEEAAKLFAMSGVDPENLLRLPEGYFYFVGKMNPSPIPLLLSFQIREDEKIGRSSRA